In one window of Burkholderia sp. NRF60-BP8 DNA:
- a CDS encoding LysE family translocator yields MEFLTLSALPAGMLFALVTSITPGPNNTMLLASGVNFGFRRTMPHLFGISIGVAILMLCVGFGLGEAFKRLPLLYTILEAASVAYLLYLAWRIGTSGEVKAHGAKPRPMTFIEAAAFQWVNPKAWMMVLTAATTIRLSADYGMNAAWMSVVFILIGFPCICLWAAFGLGLRRFLSNPRALRIFNVTMAVLLILSLYPLVAHLLPR; encoded by the coding sequence ATGGAATTCCTCACCCTCAGCGCGTTGCCCGCCGGCATGCTGTTCGCACTCGTCACGTCGATCACGCCCGGCCCCAACAACACGATGCTGCTCGCGTCGGGCGTCAACTTCGGTTTCCGCCGCACGATGCCGCACCTGTTCGGCATCAGCATCGGCGTCGCGATCCTGATGCTCTGCGTCGGCTTCGGCCTCGGCGAAGCGTTCAAGCGCCTGCCGCTGCTGTACACGATCCTCGAAGCCGCGAGCGTCGCGTACCTGTTGTACCTCGCCTGGCGGATCGGTACGTCCGGCGAAGTGAAGGCGCACGGCGCCAAGCCCCGGCCGATGACGTTCATCGAAGCCGCCGCGTTCCAGTGGGTCAACCCGAAGGCATGGATGATGGTGCTGACCGCCGCGACGACGATCCGCCTGTCCGCCGACTACGGAATGAACGCCGCGTGGATGTCCGTCGTGTTCATCCTGATCGGCTTCCCGTGCATCTGCCTGTGGGCCGCGTTCGGCCTCGGCCTGCGGCGCTTCCTGTCCAATCCCCGCGCGCTGCGCATCTTCAACGTGACGATGGCCGTGCTGCTGATCCTGTCGCTGTACCCGCTCGTCGCGCACCTGCTGCCACGCTGA
- a CDS encoding TetR/AcrR family transcriptional regulator: MRTPMPNTSSRRTRTPSPAVFSNGQAPSSPEVREPRGARRKRETRARLLDAAFVLMAQKGMEGVAINEITEAADVGFGSFYNHFESKEAIHAAVLEIVFEEFADTLDRIAGNLTDPAEIISVSLRHTLLRARSEPVWGQFLLREGLSMRALSRGLAPRLLRDIQKGILAGRFSASDPLMSVITVGGAVLTAIAIELRFDADEKPVTDMLNMIGYSQNGFAERAASSLLQTLGVPQTEAIEIANRPLPPAGTSGPNESQER; this comes from the coding sequence ATGCGCACGCCGATGCCCAACACTTCTTCCCGTCGCACCAGAACACCGTCGCCGGCCGTCTTCTCGAACGGGCAAGCGCCGTCGAGCCCTGAGGTTCGCGAGCCTCGAGGCGCGCGCCGAAAGCGCGAGACGCGGGCGCGCCTGCTGGATGCCGCCTTTGTACTCATGGCGCAAAAGGGGATGGAAGGCGTCGCGATCAATGAAATTACGGAAGCCGCGGACGTGGGGTTCGGGTCGTTCTACAACCACTTCGAATCGAAAGAAGCGATTCATGCCGCGGTTTTGGAAATCGTGTTCGAGGAGTTCGCGGATACCCTGGACCGCATTGCAGGCAACCTCACCGACCCCGCCGAGATCATTTCTGTATCGCTGCGCCATACGTTGCTGCGAGCCAGAAGTGAGCCGGTTTGGGGACAATTTCTCCTCCGCGAAGGGTTGTCCATGCGAGCGCTCAGCCGCGGCCTCGCACCCAGGTTGTTGAGGGATATTCAGAAAGGCATCCTCGCGGGGAGATTCTCGGCAAGCGACCCGCTGATGAGCGTGATCACGGTCGGGGGTGCGGTACTGACCGCCATTGCGATCGAGCTCCGATTCGATGCGGACGAGAAGCCGGTTACCGACATGTTGAACATGATCGGGTACAGTCAGAACGGCTTTGCCGAGCGCGCAGCTTCATCCCTGTTGCAGACCTTGGGTGTGCCGCAAACTGAAGCGATAGAGATTGCGAATCGCCCATTGCCGCCCGCTGGGACGTCTGGGCCCAACGAATCGCAAGAACGTTAG